A portion of the Bulleidia sp. zg-1006 genome contains these proteins:
- a CDS encoding glycosyltransferase family 2 protein, with protein sequence MIFWMIVLAVLLYFLYTFFISLGKAFRVYPKTEIYHHFALLIPARNEEVVIGPLIESLQKQNYPKEAYDIYVLVNNSQDRTEEIALSKGAKRISMDRPVHSKADVLKVAFEKLDTNQEIEAYIIFDADNLVDAHFLENMNRAYGQGYRLYQGRRTGKNVQDNWLTSCYEVFYILQNMVFNHAHVQEGHSASLNGTAWMMEKSFLKDYGFSAELLTEDIELSTIALLHGEKIGYVHEAFVYDEYPAKLKTAWIQLKRWVFGQLQCMRKYTWQLLKETVIHRSLSCLDMVVILVFPLIVVLFFAIVIGMYFLQAGFARWLGKSILWILLVAYGLMLIVWSFAIRKNGSKLVELWKGMVFFPGFIFLFILLIVLNLFRKKIEWQAVVHDRKLRIEDMK encoded by the coding sequence ATGATATTTTGGATGATCGTACTAGCTGTGTTGTTGTATTTTCTATATACCTTTTTCATTTCCTTAGGAAAGGCTTTTAGAGTTTATCCAAAGACAGAAATATATCACCATTTTGCTCTTTTAATTCCGGCTCGGAATGAAGAAGTGGTGATTGGTCCCCTGATTGAATCACTTCAAAAACAGAATTATCCAAAGGAGGCTTATGATATTTATGTCTTGGTCAATAATAGCCAAGACCGTACTGAAGAGATTGCTTTAAGTAAAGGGGCGAAGAGGATTAGTATGGATCGCCCGGTGCATTCTAAAGCGGATGTATTAAAAGTGGCTTTTGAAAAATTAGATACCAATCAAGAGATAGAAGCTTATATTATTTTTGATGCAGACAATTTAGTTGATGCTCATTTTTTAGAGAATATGAACCGCGCTTATGGACAAGGTTACCGACTATACCAAGGTAGAAGAACAGGTAAAAATGTTCAGGATAATTGGTTAACCTCTTGTTATGAAGTGTTTTATATTTTACAAAATATGGTGTTTAATCATGCTCACGTGCAAGAAGGACATAGTGCTTCTTTAAATGGTACAGCTTGGATGATGGAAAAATCTTTCTTAAAAGACTATGGTTTTTCGGCTGAATTATTGACCGAAGATATTGAATTAAGCACGATAGCTCTACTACATGGTGAAAAGATTGGTTATGTGCATGAAGCTTTTGTTTATGATGAATATCCGGCTAAGCTAAAAACCGCTTGGATTCAATTAAAACGTTGGGTGTTTGGGCAATTACAATGTATGCGAAAATATACTTGGCAATTATTAAAAGAAACGGTGATTCATCGTTCTTTAAGCTGCTTGGATATGGTGGTGATATTGGTTTTCCCATTAATCGTGGTTTTATTTTTTGCGATAGTAATTGGAATGTATTTTTTACAAGCCGGCTTTGCCCGGTGGTTAGGGAAATCCATTCTTTGGATTTTGTTAGTAGCCTATGGCTTGATGCTGATAGTATGGTCTTTTGCGATTCGAAAGAATGGCTCAAAGCTGGTAGAACTTTGGAAAGGAATGGTTTTTTTCCCCGGGTTTATCTTTTTGTTTATATTACTGATTGTCTTGAATTTATTCCGTAAAAAGATTGAATGGCAAGCAGTTGTTCATGATCGGAAGCTTAGAATTGAGGATATGAAATGA
- a CDS encoding MarR family winged helix-turn-helix transcriptional regulator, translating to MDKKIQEQLSIMNHSIKEIMGIYRSAVSQTGISENEFWVWYTLITSDEAVRQQELVSMWSLSKQTIHSIVNRMVSKGQISLEVDIKNKQKKVIRLTEEGKKFGESIVRPVLKAERRSFAKVDEKDRLAAIHFLQTYIQIVQKEIGLKED from the coding sequence ATGGATAAAAAGATACAAGAACAACTGTCTATCATGAATCATAGTATTAAGGAGATCATGGGGATTTATCGAAGCGCTGTTTCCCAAACCGGTATATCCGAAAATGAATTTTGGGTATGGTATACCTTAATTACTTCTGATGAAGCAGTTCGCCAACAAGAGCTTGTGTCGATGTGGTCTTTATCCAAACAAACCATTCACTCGATTGTCAATCGAATGGTATCGAAAGGGCAAATCAGTTTAGAAGTAGACATTAAAAATAAGCAGAAAAAAGTTATTCGACTAACCGAAGAAGGAAAAAAGTTCGGTGAATCCATTGTTCGACCGGTACTGAAGGCAGAAAGACGATCCTTTGCGAAGGTGGATGAAAAAGATCGTTTAGCAGCCATTCATTTTTTACAAACTTATATTCAAATTGTACAAAAAGAGATTGGTCTTAAAGAAGACTAG
- a CDS encoding DJ-1 family glyoxalase III, which translates to MKTAIFLANGFETCEALITVDLLRRAGMCIDMVSMNENLKVESSHKVAVQANVLFKETKIEEYDILILPGGKLGTMNLEANEELKKAIQKHFEQGRFICAICAAPSILGHLGLLKGKKYTCYPGFEEERFAGEYQQSLIAQDGNIITGRGMGATIDFALAIIERCVGLDARKQVEKGIQYEHSFLEQ; encoded by the coding sequence ATGAAAACAGCTATTTTTTTAGCCAATGGCTTTGAAACATGTGAAGCCTTAATTACCGTTGATTTATTAAGAAGAGCCGGTATGTGTATTGATATGGTATCCATGAATGAGAATTTAAAGGTTGAAAGTTCGCATAAAGTAGCGGTTCAAGCCAATGTTTTATTTAAAGAAACAAAGATAGAGGAATACGATATTCTAATTCTGCCTGGTGGAAAGCTGGGGACTATGAATTTGGAAGCCAATGAAGAATTAAAAAAGGCGATTCAAAAACACTTTGAACAAGGAAGATTCATTTGCGCCATTTGTGCGGCACCTTCTATTTTAGGCCATCTGGGTTTATTAAAAGGCAAGAAGTATACTTGCTATCCAGGCTTTGAGGAAGAACGTTTTGCTGGTGAGTACCAACAAAGTTTAATTGCTCAAGATGGCAATATAATCACCGGAAGAGGAATGGGAGCTACCATTGATTTTGCTTTAGCGATTATTGAAAGATGTGTTGGTTTAGATGCACGTAAACAAGTTGAAAAAGGAATTCAATATGAACACTCCTTTTTAGAACAATAA
- a CDS encoding type II toxin-antitoxin system YafQ family toxin: MQSYFFKCIILTNKKTDLKRMKKRGYDLSLLTDILNLPATGKPLPEKNKDHTLTGNFKEYREYHIAPDWLLIYEIFDGELILYLTRTGTHSDLF, encoded by the coding sequence TTGCAAAGCTATTTTTTCAAGTGCATTATTCTAACAAACAAGAAAACAGACCTAAAGCGGATGAAGAAGAGAGGGTATGATTTATCTTTATTGACTGATATTCTAAACCTTCCGGCAACTGGAAAGCCATTGCCGGAAAAGAATAAAGACCATACTTTAACCGGAAATTTCAAAGAGTATAGGGAGTATCATATTGCTCCGGATTGGCTTTTAATTTATGAAATTTTCGATGGTGAGTTGATTTTGTACTTAACACGAACAGGAACACATAGTGACTTGTTCTAG
- a CDS encoding FAD-dependent oxidoreductase, whose product MKNGFKRVLTTFLVATLLVACTSKKASVSLKAGTYSASAKGKNGNVTVEVEFDTSSIKSVKVKQQQETPDIAAGALKKIPEEIVKKQSVEVDTVSGATITSNAIINAVKDTVKQAGGSDDTFTGKQSATKKETQKYEADIVIVGAGAAGLSAALRATQAGVKVLVVEKASSIGFSNGAIAGGPATASNKVQAAEKQEVSVETLFKKQYAWSRGTVNALLLKKVVEEGGPLIDDMVKMGLKATLRPDNYGAGFRARLKLEEKGEGRFKFIQNYVEKQGGKFLFNTTGEHVVLNDKGIVTGIKGKTSTGAPVEVKAKAVLLSTGGYLGNKKLLAEKFGHVGVVPLGSTLSTGDGLAMAKEAGGVEEKNSFSLIFNEFAGENEKSEGWRKNDNLKYAIYGGLLVNGNGDRFMNEEIMATKPLAGGEETLRQGYFYSIIDQDYLNGMSSVGVYEYLGKPEGWYVGKMTQKGKVLKAKGEQLDKAIKQGWAFKADTIEELAKKVNMPNLTKTVNTYNKMATNKKDTMFYKSSYFMTPISKGPFYAFQYQSSAWGTLGGVKVDDQLRVIKADFKAIPGLYAAGVDAGSAFTTPYYDNEGAAFGTSLSSGGLAGKEMAKYVKKVK is encoded by the coding sequence ATGAAGAACGGTTTTAAACGTGTGCTTACAACCTTTCTGGTTGCGACACTTCTTGTGGCTTGCACTAGTAAAAAAGCATCTGTAAGCCTAAAAGCAGGTACTTACTCAGCATCTGCCAAGGGCAAGAATGGAAATGTTACGGTGGAAGTTGAATTTGATACATCATCCATTAAATCCGTTAAGGTAAAACAGCAACAAGAAACTCCGGATATCGCTGCCGGAGCATTAAAGAAAATTCCGGAAGAAATTGTTAAGAAACAATCAGTAGAGGTGGATACTGTTTCTGGTGCTACTATAACAAGCAATGCGATTATTAATGCGGTTAAGGATACTGTAAAACAAGCTGGCGGTTCTGATGATACATTTACCGGAAAGCAATCAGCCACGAAGAAAGAAACGCAAAAATACGAAGCGGATATTGTTATTGTTGGAGCAGGTGCGGCCGGCTTATCGGCCGCTTTGCGTGCAACGCAAGCAGGGGTGAAAGTATTGGTGGTAGAAAAGGCATCATCTATTGGCTTTAGTAATGGAGCAATTGCCGGTGGTCCTGCAACGGCTTCTAATAAAGTACAAGCTGCTGAAAAGCAAGAAGTTTCCGTGGAAACATTATTTAAGAAACAATATGCTTGGTCTAGGGGAACAGTCAACGCTTTATTGTTGAAGAAAGTCGTTGAAGAAGGTGGACCACTGATTGATGATATGGTGAAGATGGGTTTGAAGGCTACACTTCGTCCGGATAACTACGGTGCCGGTTTCCGTGCTCGCTTGAAGTTAGAAGAAAAGGGAGAAGGTCGTTTTAAGTTCATTCAAAACTATGTTGAAAAACAAGGTGGAAAATTCTTATTTAATACAACTGGAGAGCATGTTGTACTAAATGATAAGGGTATTGTGACCGGTATTAAGGGAAAAACATCCACTGGAGCACCGGTTGAAGTGAAAGCTAAAGCGGTTTTATTGTCGACTGGTGGATACCTTGGTAATAAAAAGCTTTTAGCAGAGAAATTTGGTCATGTTGGTGTTGTTCCATTGGGTAGTACATTAAGTACCGGCGATGGTCTTGCTATGGCAAAAGAAGCCGGTGGGGTTGAGGAAAAGAATTCTTTCTCTCTTATCTTCAATGAATTTGCCGGTGAAAATGAAAAGAGTGAAGGCTGGCGAAAGAATGATAATCTTAAATACGCTATCTATGGCGGTTTATTAGTAAATGGTAATGGTGATCGTTTCATGAATGAAGAAATTATGGCAACGAAACCATTGGCCGGTGGAGAAGAAACACTTCGCCAAGGTTATTTCTACTCCATTATTGACCAAGATTACTTAAATGGTATGAGTTCTGTTGGTGTTTATGAATATTTAGGTAAACCGGAAGGCTGGTATGTTGGTAAAATGACCCAAAAAGGCAAGGTTTTAAAAGCGAAAGGTGAACAGTTAGATAAGGCAATCAAACAAGGCTGGGCATTCAAAGCGGACACAATTGAAGAACTGGCAAAGAAGGTTAATATGCCTAATCTTACAAAGACAGTAAACACTTATAACAAGATGGCTACTAATAAGAAAGATACCATGTTCTATAAGAGTTCTTACTTTATGACGCCCATTTCAAAAGGTCCATTCTATGCCTTTCAATATCAATCTAGTGCATGGGGAACCCTTGGTGGTGTAAAGGTGGATGATCAACTTCGTGTTATCAAGGCTGATTTCAAAGCTATTCCAGGATTATACGCAGCTGGTGTTGATGCAGGCAGTGCATTCACAACGCCATACTATGATAATGAAGGAGCCGCATTTGGTACGTCCTTATCTTCAGGTGGATTAGCTGGAAAAGAAATGGCAAAATACGTAAAAAAAGTAAAATAG
- a CDS encoding (Fe-S)-binding protein, with protein sequence MEFVYPTVSMIVLGALIGVILSFASKKFAVEVDTRVEDVRALLPGLNCGACGTPGCDAMAQMLVNGEIDVSRCRPSNPTQKEAIKQYLAENK encoded by the coding sequence ATGGAATTTGTTTATCCAACGGTTTCGATGATTGTTTTAGGAGCTTTAATAGGAGTCATCTTATCTTTTGCTTCAAAGAAGTTTGCGGTTGAAGTGGATACACGGGTAGAGGATGTTCGGGCTCTTCTTCCAGGTTTAAATTGTGGAGCATGTGGAACGCCCGGTTGTGATGCGATGGCACAAATGTTGGTGAATGGAGAAATTGATGTAAGTCGTTGTCGTCCATCTAATCCAACTCAAAAGGAAGCGATTAAGCAATATTTAGCAGAAAATAAGTAG
- a CDS encoding electron transport complex protein RnfA → MDLFTLLISGLFINNIILTKFLGMCPFMGVSTKMESALGMGVAVIFVIFGSSIISWTIYHYVLVPLHIEYMELITFILLIAAFVQFVELFIKKSAPSLYKSLGIYLPLITTNCAVLYVAQNNISQAYDLVHTMVNSIAIPSGFALMLLIFSTIRTRLQQNDVPKAFQGNPIAMICAAIMAVAFSALAGLV, encoded by the coding sequence ATGGACTTATTTACTTTATTGATTAGTGGTTTATTTATCAACAATATCATCCTAACGAAATTCTTGGGTATGTGTCCTTTTATGGGTGTTTCAACTAAGATGGAATCGGCTTTAGGAATGGGTGTTGCGGTTATCTTCGTTATTTTTGGATCATCCATTATTTCTTGGACGATTTATCATTATGTATTAGTTCCACTTCATATTGAATACATGGAATTGATTACTTTTATCTTATTAATCGCCGCCTTTGTTCAATTTGTGGAATTGTTTATTAAGAAGAGTGCACCATCTTTGTATAAGAGCTTAGGTATCTATCTTCCTTTGATTACAACGAACTGTGCCGTTTTATATGTGGCGCAAAATAACATTAGCCAAGCATATGATTTAGTGCATACCATGGTCAATTCGATTGCGATTCCATCCGGCTTTGCGTTGATGTTACTGATTTTCTCAACTATTCGTACCCGTCTTCAACAAAATGATGTACCAAAGGCATTCCAAGGCAATCCAATCGCCATGATTTGTGCAGCTATTATGGCAGTTGCGTTCTCGGCTTTGGCAGGTTTAGTTTAA
- the rsxE gene encoding electron transport complex subunit RsxE: MSEKQVKKQGFFGRLISDNPVFSMYLGLCSVLAISTSLNNALGMGIGVIFVLVLSNMLVSLVRNITPDDIHIPVYITIIATLVTVLSMLMHAFTPTLFTALGAFLDLITVNCIILGRAEAFACKNNVVDSIKDGFQMGLAYTGALLCMAFIRQIVGTGALSLSNPFNDRLIFNLQLIPTGFEIPLFTEQFGAFITFACLAALVANYKNKLTLQEKRGK, translated from the coding sequence ATGAGTGAAAAACAAGTTAAAAAACAAGGATTCTTCGGTCGTTTAATTAGCGATAACCCTGTATTTAGCATGTATCTTGGCTTGTGTTCAGTATTAGCGATTTCCACGAGTTTGAATAATGCGCTTGGTATGGGTATTGGTGTTATCTTTGTGTTAGTGTTATCCAATATGTTGGTATCATTGGTTCGTAATATTACTCCCGATGATATTCATATTCCTGTCTACATCACGATTATTGCGACTTTAGTAACGGTGTTATCGATGTTGATGCACGCATTTACACCAACTTTATTTACAGCTTTAGGGGCTTTCTTAGACTTAATTACAGTAAACTGTATTATTTTAGGTCGTGCCGAAGCCTTTGCTTGTAAGAATAATGTCGTTGATTCTATTAAAGATGGTTTCCAAATGGGCTTGGCTTATACAGGTGCTTTATTGTGTATGGCTTTCATTCGCCAAATTGTTGGAACGGGTGCTTTATCGTTAAGCAATCCATTTAATGACCGGTTGATTTTTAATCTTCAATTGATTCCGACCGGATTTGAGATTCCATTATTTACGGAACAGTTTGGGGCATTTATCACCTTTGCTTGTCTAGCGGCATTAGTTGCCAACTATAAAAATAAGTTAACTCTACAAGAAAAGAGAGGTAAATAA
- a CDS encoding FMN-binding protein produces the protein MKKKEFSSVYKTVLLVALCAICGFVLSLINALTAPKIAENAIASVKSTLEKIWSGATFSDVSSQYLAKDKTGLITGVYEAKDKGLAFTLKVKGYNADGFTFIVGFNNDGTVAGYSAIEENETKGKGSKAFDSDYVEKMKKLTSKDSVELISGATVTTAGVSDGFNAAKAVFNEAKGIRYDPNAKPKEAEKPKVKALKDSDFSSNEAKCTKKSKGVYACEAKGFEGVSKATITLEGNKVKNVVVDSFGDTEGVGDKATEATELKKYEAATMDSTIDATSGATLSSNALKAMVYKALQEASK, from the coding sequence ATGAAGAAAAAAGAGTTTTCAAGTGTTTATAAGACAGTCCTATTAGTAGCCTTGTGTGCTATATGTGGCTTTGTGTTATCACTTATCAATGCGCTAACTGCACCAAAGATTGCGGAAAATGCGATTGCGTCGGTTAAGTCTACTTTAGAAAAAATTTGGTCAGGTGCTACGTTTTCAGATGTGAGTTCGCAATATTTGGCTAAGGATAAAACGGGTTTAATCACAGGTGTTTATGAAGCAAAAGATAAAGGTTTAGCCTTCACTTTAAAAGTAAAAGGCTATAATGCGGATGGTTTTACTTTTATTGTTGGCTTTAATAACGATGGGACGGTTGCCGGGTATAGTGCTATTGAAGAAAATGAAACCAAAGGTAAGGGTTCAAAGGCTTTTGATTCAGACTATGTTGAAAAGATGAAGAAATTAACTTCTAAGGATTCAGTGGAATTAATTTCCGGAGCAACGGTAACGACGGCAGGTGTTAGTGATGGATTTAACGCAGCCAAGGCAGTCTTTAATGAAGCTAAGGGCATTCGTTATGATCCAAATGCGAAGCCGAAGGAAGCTGAAAAGCCAAAAGTCAAAGCTTTAAAGGATAGTGATTTCAGTAGTAATGAAGCGAAGTGTACAAAGAAGAGTAAAGGAGTGTATGCTTGTGAAGCCAAAGGCTTTGAAGGTGTTTCAAAAGCAACAATCACGCTTGAAGGAAATAAAGTAAAGAATGTTGTTGTGGATTCCTTCGGGGATACAGAAGGGGTTGGCGATAAGGCAACGGAAGCAACAGAGCTAAAGAAATATGAAGCGGCGACAATGGATTCAACGATTGATGCCACAAGTGGAGCGACCCTTAGCTCCAATGCGTTAAAGGCAATGGTTTATAAAGCTTTACAAGAGGCAAGTAAATAG
- a CDS encoding RnfABCDGE type electron transport complex subunit D, translating to MKFSFHSAPNYRAKRSIDGIMMDVSLGLFVVLIYAMVWYGLNSGWNYSLRIGFMTITTCVSAFLTEAVYFKVMKKDVCLSLKHSYVWITALIIALITRINVSCYALIIATVIAVLFGKLIFGGFGQNIFNPAAFAEAIIMNSFGASVATDFTTGATPMSTMASHGWVISGSALDSVLNQFNGLTGLLLGNYYSTIGASFALCILLVGAYLIYRKAIDWRLTCTYLAAVFGMSFITGLFHGNALEFAIVNVLGGGVVFGAVFMLTDPVTSPVSPAGKYVFAFGAAALTLLIRWKANLPDGALFSILLMNMLTPAIDKMVDGSQVKDFKRIWRNTAIVLCVCLVVPVLVGANLQAKEVKAEQAKTSEKPKVKALKDSDFSSNEAKCTKKSKGVYACEAKGFEGVSKATITLEGNKVKNVVVDSFGDTEGVGDKATEATELKKYEAVTMDSTIDATSGATLTSNALKAMVYKALQEASK from the coding sequence ATGAAGTTCTCATTTCATTCAGCTCCTAACTATCGAGCAAAGCGTTCAATTGATGGCATTATGATGGATGTCAGTCTTGGCTTATTTGTTGTTCTTATCTATGCGATGGTTTGGTATGGTCTTAATAGTGGTTGGAATTATAGCTTACGAATTGGTTTCATGACCATCACTACTTGTGTGAGTGCCTTTTTAACGGAAGCAGTTTATTTCAAAGTGATGAAGAAGGATGTTTGCTTGTCTTTGAAACATTCTTATGTTTGGATTACAGCTTTGATTATTGCCTTAATCACGCGTATCAATGTGAGCTGTTACGCATTGATTATTGCGACTGTTATTGCGGTTTTATTTGGTAAGCTAATCTTTGGCGGTTTTGGCCAAAATATTTTTAATCCCGCAGCTTTTGCGGAAGCCATTATCATGAATTCTTTTGGGGCAAGTGTAGCGACGGATTTCACAACGGGGGCAACACCAATGTCTACCATGGCTAGTCATGGTTGGGTCATTAGTGGTTCTGCATTGGATTCGGTACTAAATCAATTCAATGGCTTAACCGGTTTATTATTAGGAAATTATTACAGTACAATCGGTGCTAGTTTTGCTCTATGTATTTTGTTGGTTGGTGCCTATTTGATTTACCGTAAAGCTATTGATTGGCGTTTGACTTGTACTTATTTAGCAGCGGTTTTTGGGATGAGTTTTATCACCGGTTTATTTCATGGCAATGCACTTGAATTTGCGATTGTAAATGTCTTAGGTGGTGGTGTTGTGTTTGGGGCTGTGTTTATGTTGACAGATCCTGTGACTTCACCAGTTAGTCCGGCCGGTAAGTATGTGTTCGCCTTTGGGGCTGCAGCTTTGACTTTATTGATTCGTTGGAAAGCCAATTTACCAGATGGTGCTTTGTTCTCAATTTTATTGATGAATATGTTAACACCTGCGATTGATAAGATGGTGGATGGTAGTCAAGTAAAGGATTTCAAGCGTATTTGGCGTAATACAGCGATTGTGCTTTGTGTTTGTTTGGTGGTTCCGGTTTTAGTGGGAGCTAATTTACAAGCGAAGGAAGTAAAAGCTGAGCAAGCAAAGACTTCGGAAAAGCCAAAAGTCAAAGCTTTAAAGGATAGTGATTTCAGTAGTAATGAAGCGAAGTGTACAAAGAAGAGTAAAGGAGTGTATGCTTGTGAAGCCAAAGGCTTTGAAGGTGTTTCAAAAGCAACAATCACGCTTGAAGGAAATAAAGTAAAGAATGTTGTTGTGGATTCCTTCGGGGATACAGAAGGGGTTGGCGATAAGGCAACGGAAGCAACAGAGCTAAAGAAATATGAAGCGGTGACAATGGATTCAACGATTGATGCCACAAGTGGAGCGACCCTTACCTCCAATGCGTTAAAGGCAATGGTTTATAAAGCTTTACAAGAGGCAAGTAAATAG
- a CDS encoding RnfABCDGE type electron transport complex subunit C, protein MKRHLDGHKDLTTSVDVNHSIDPNDVWVPIASGPSDMTVCVEIGSEVKIGTKLAERNNHFYLPVFSPVSGTVTEEKKMLAGDGRLHNHLHIVNNHKNESAQAFQPLDYTKASREELLDFVKNAGVLGLGGAGFPTYVKYTKVDGIEMLVINAVECEPFLTADYKAMEENMDDLKLGVLALGKLSKAAKVVLAIKENKKAMIAKLKETFAGTNVEIKAVPDVYPMGYERTLAYQLTKKNYDRLPSEIGLIINNANTAIALGKALVTGMPITHKYVTVSGDAVKNPQTMYAPVGTTSGELLKVAGGVKDGIEDVLLINGGPMMGRVVPNDQWTISQSTNGVTVMKHVKVDAVNCLRCGACVDHCPMGLEPVRIADEHKVVDYAHLVKLRAMDCIECGLCTYVCPSKIDVTEKMRRAKTFVGAKMKAAQTAKGGK, encoded by the coding sequence ATGAAAAGACATTTGGATGGCCATAAAGATTTAACGACATCTGTAGATGTTAATCACTCGATTGACCCTAATGATGTATGGGTGCCGATCGCCAGTGGTCCATCAGACATGACTGTTTGTGTTGAAATTGGATCGGAAGTAAAAATTGGTACAAAGTTGGCGGAAAGAAATAATCATTTCTACCTGCCGGTATTCTCACCGGTGTCTGGTACAGTGACAGAAGAAAAGAAAATGTTAGCAGGGGATGGTCGTCTGCACAATCATTTGCATATTGTGAACAACCATAAAAATGAATCTGCCCAAGCATTCCAGCCTCTTGATTACACGAAAGCAAGCCGTGAGGAATTACTGGACTTCGTTAAAAATGCGGGAGTTTTGGGTCTTGGTGGTGCCGGCTTTCCAACGTATGTGAAATACACTAAAGTGGATGGCATTGAAATGTTAGTGATTAATGCAGTTGAATGTGAACCTTTCTTAACAGCTGACTACAAAGCTATGGAAGAAAATATGGATGATTTAAAGTTAGGTGTTTTAGCCCTTGGTAAATTATCTAAAGCGGCTAAGGTGGTACTTGCAATTAAAGAAAATAAGAAAGCCATGATTGCTAAACTGAAAGAGACATTTGCCGGAACAAATGTTGAAATCAAGGCCGTTCCGGACGTGTATCCAATGGGTTATGAAAGAACATTAGCTTATCAACTAACAAAGAAGAATTATGATCGTTTACCAAGTGAAATTGGTTTAATCATCAATAATGCGAATACTGCCATTGCTTTAGGGAAAGCCTTAGTAACGGGTATGCCTATTACCCATAAGTATGTGACGGTTTCCGGGGATGCCGTTAAAAATCCACAAACTATGTATGCACCGGTGGGAACAACTTCAGGTGAATTATTAAAAGTGGCTGGTGGTGTGAAAGATGGCATTGAAGATGTTTTATTGATTAATGGTGGACCGATGATGGGTCGTGTTGTACCGAATGATCAATGGACTATTTCACAAAGTACCAATGGTGTAACGGTTATGAAACATGTCAAAGTCGATGCTGTTAACTGTTTGAGATGTGGTGCTTGTGTGGATCATTGTCCAATGGGTTTAGAACCGGTTCGTATTGCTGATGAACATAAAGTAGTGGATTATGCTCACCTAGTGAAGCTAAGAGCGATGGATTGTATTGAATGTGGATTATGCACCTATGTTTGTCCTTCTAAGATTGATGTAACGGAAAAGATGCGTCGTGCGAAGACTTTTGTTGGAGCTAAGATGAAGGCTGCTCAAACGGCTAAGGGAGGTAAATAG